One window of Ralstonia pickettii DTP0602 genomic DNA carries:
- a CDS encoding cation transporter (K06189: corC; magnesium and cobalt transporter), with protein MNDPYPSSKPAYLRQTDRPRSLLERLSDLISPEPDTRAELLEVLQEAHERNLIDADSLSMIEGVFQVSELTARDIMVPRAQMDMVNIADAPETFIPFMQLTAHSRFPVYEGSRDNIIGILLAKDLLRYYTDPAFDLRETLRPAVFIPESKRLNILLREFRINRNHIAIVVDEYGGVAGLVTIEDVLEQIVGDIEDEFDLDEDQDNILPMPDGSWRVHGLTEIAQFNEAFGTAFSDHDVDTVGGLLSNHVGHVPHRGEIITLPPIRFEVLRADARQVHLLQVHRESQSDSLSVAGA; from the coding sequence ATGAACGACCCCTATCCCAGTTCGAAGCCCGCCTATCTGAGGCAGACCGATCGTCCCAGATCGCTTCTCGAACGCCTGTCAGACCTGATTTCCCCCGAACCGGACACCCGAGCGGAACTGCTCGAAGTGCTCCAGGAAGCGCACGAGCGCAACCTGATCGATGCCGATTCGCTCTCCATGATCGAGGGCGTATTCCAGGTCTCCGAACTGACCGCGCGCGACATCATGGTGCCGCGTGCGCAGATGGATATGGTCAACATCGCCGACGCGCCGGAGACCTTCATCCCGTTCATGCAGCTGACCGCGCACTCGCGCTTCCCGGTCTATGAAGGCAGCCGTGACAACATCATCGGCATCCTGCTGGCCAAGGACCTGCTGCGCTACTACACCGACCCCGCCTTCGACCTGCGCGAAACGCTGCGCCCGGCGGTGTTCATCCCCGAGTCCAAGCGCCTGAACATCCTGCTGCGCGAATTCCGCATCAACCGCAACCATATCGCCATCGTCGTGGACGAGTACGGCGGCGTGGCCGGGCTGGTGACGATCGAGGACGTGCTGGAGCAGATCGTGGGCGATATCGAGGACGAGTTCGACCTCGACGAAGACCAGGACAATATCCTGCCGATGCCCGACGGGAGCTGGCGCGTGCACGGCCTGACCGAGATCGCCCAGTTCAACGAGGCCTTCGGCACCGCCTTCTCCGACCACGACGTCGATACCGTGGGCGGGCTGTTGTCCAACCACGTGGGCCATGTGCCCCACCGCGGCGAGATCATCACCCTGCCGCCGATCCGCTTCGAAGTGCTGCGCGCCGACGCGCGGCAGGTACACCTGCTGCAGGTGCACCGCGAATCCCAATCCGACAGCTTGAGCGTGGCCGGCGCATGA
- a CDS encoding metalloprotease (contains unknown N-terminal domain/putative metalloprotease C-terminal domain~K07042: ybeY, yqfG; probable rRNA maturation factor), with protein MKSQKSKSSGVSLTLFDNEGRARKSAAHALRVQLPDGRSITLDLSQAADGVLALLAEHTDTNQQAGLLVRPDNHDALSVAVTATPVVTTTGTPATPPALELEIQNGDGVGKRAGLPPRRKIETWVKSALYADATLTIRFVGEEEGRTLNRTYRGKDYATNVLTFAYAENEEDPVTGDIVLCCPVVEAEAREQRKPLEAHYAHLIVHGVLHAQGYEHEDEAEAEEMEAIETETLQALGYADPYLAERIATA; from the coding sequence TTGAAATCCCAGAAATCCAAGTCTTCCGGCGTCAGCCTGACCCTGTTCGATAACGAAGGCCGCGCGCGCAAGAGCGCCGCGCACGCGCTGCGCGTGCAGTTGCCCGACGGCCGCAGCATCACCCTGGACCTGTCGCAGGCCGCCGACGGCGTGCTCGCGCTGCTGGCCGAGCATACCGATACCAACCAGCAGGCCGGCCTGCTGGTGCGCCCGGACAACCATGACGCACTGTCGGTGGCCGTGACCGCCACGCCGGTGGTCACCACCACGGGCACCCCGGCCACCCCGCCCGCCCTGGAACTCGAGATCCAGAATGGCGACGGTGTCGGCAAGCGCGCCGGCCTGCCGCCGCGCCGCAAGATCGAAACCTGGGTCAAGTCGGCGCTGTACGCCGACGCCACGCTGACCATCCGCTTTGTCGGCGAGGAAGAAGGCCGCACGCTGAACCGCACCTATCGCGGCAAGGACTACGCCACCAACGTGCTGACCTTTGCCTATGCGGAGAACGAGGAAGACCCGGTCACGGGCGATATCGTGCTGTGCTGCCCGGTGGTGGAAGCCGAGGCGCGCGAGCAGCGCAAGCCGCTGGAAGCGCACTATGCGCACCTGATCGTGCACGGCGTGCTGCATGCGCAGGGCTATGAGCACGAGGACGAGGCCGAGGCCGAGGAAATGGAGGCGATCGAGACCGAGACGCTGCAGGCGCTGGGTTATGCCGATCCCTATCTTGCGGAGCGCATCGCGACCGCGTGA
- a CDS encoding phosphate starvation protein PhoH (K06217: phoH, phoL; phosphate starvation-inducible protein PhoH and related proteins) produces the protein MKIPSAEFVAPRDDNTRLQNLCGPLDENLRQIEQALDVTIQRRGHRMTVRGNNAQDTAAALERFYNQARTPLSIDDVQLGLVETRQLSAHGSYLPGNGDDVEEREIGDESPVLHTRRPGLQGRTVAQRDYLRNILSHDLTMGIGPAGTGKTYLAVACAVDALERDAVKRIVLTRPAVEAGERLGFLPGDLAQKVDPYLRPLYDALYDLLGFDRTQKMFERQMIEIAPLAYMRGRTLNHAFIILDEAQNTTPEQMKMFLTRIGFGSKAVITGDITQIDLPKGQKSGLVEAQHVLRDVRGIACTRFTSIDVVRHPLVARIVDAYDEYHAQHKDA, from the coding sequence ATGAAGATCCCTTCCGCAGAATTCGTCGCCCCCAGGGACGACAACACCCGGCTGCAAAACCTGTGCGGGCCGCTCGACGAAAACCTGCGCCAGATCGAGCAGGCGCTCGACGTGACCATCCAGCGGCGCGGCCACCGCATGACGGTGCGCGGCAACAATGCGCAAGACACCGCGGCGGCGCTGGAGCGCTTCTACAACCAGGCGCGCACGCCGCTGTCGATCGACGACGTGCAGCTGGGCCTGGTGGAAACGCGCCAGCTGTCCGCCCACGGCAGCTACCTGCCCGGCAACGGCGACGATGTCGAAGAGCGCGAGATCGGCGACGAATCGCCGGTGCTGCACACCCGCCGCCCCGGCCTACAGGGCCGCACCGTGGCGCAGCGCGACTACCTGCGCAATATCCTGTCGCACGACCTGACCATGGGCATCGGCCCGGCCGGCACCGGCAAGACCTACCTGGCGGTGGCGTGCGCGGTCGACGCGCTGGAGCGCGATGCGGTCAAGCGCATCGTGCTGACGCGCCCGGCGGTGGAAGCCGGCGAGCGCCTGGGCTTCCTGCCCGGCGACCTGGCGCAGAAGGTCGATCCCTACCTGCGCCCCCTGTATGACGCGCTGTACGACCTGCTCGGCTTCGACCGCACGCAGAAGATGTTCGAGCGCCAGATGATCGAGATCGCGCCGCTGGCCTATATGCGCGGGCGCACGCTGAACCATGCCTTCATCATCCTGGACGAGGCGCAGAACACCACGCCCGAGCAGATGAAGATGTTCCTCACGCGCATCGGCTTCGGCTCGAAGGCGGTGATCACCGGCGACATCACGCAGATCGACCTGCCCAAGGGCCAGAAGAGCGGCCTGGTGGAGGCGCAGCACGTGCTGCGCGACGTGCGCGGCATCGCCTGCACCCGCTTTACCAGCATCGACGTGGTGCGCCATCCGCTGGTGGCGCGCATCGTCGATGCCTATGACGAATACCACGCCCAGCACAAGGACGCGTAA